A genomic stretch from Sphaerodactylus townsendi isolate TG3544 linkage group LG15, MPM_Stown_v2.3, whole genome shotgun sequence includes:
- the MUC12 gene encoding mucin-12, whose amino-acid sequence MKSTSSSESTLKSTASPPHTSESATTSISSSTNVSETSTSTSSTEMPPTTPTLSSTESVITHSSLETTERPFTVETSSSITSPSSTESTPESTASPPHTSESATTSISSSTNVSETSTSTSSTETSSFSSPTSSLTHSSSSTTVETSTLETSSSLTSGVSSSDVTVLLSTTNRPSSTSGTSISEFSTSPSSIETKTVPQTFSSVVSSHGPNRSTASAEIPPLPSTVPVISSRSTHPSSTNSRTSYSVPTSTEAPSSALPAVICHNGGTPQGSRCVCPPLFTGPRCQEVLNEIVAEVTATIKVVVEVTNWNYSSEMQDLSSNVSRTFVRAFEAQMDIFYRMIIPHFQGIKVIQLSKGSVVVRHDVLFFTPFSGFNASYNTTLHTVREHLEKSQTQCRKGMMCFNNTSAYAVGLGQEEPCRNPQIPPLLQPYYVASNVSGQLQCVSNCSVWHPDPFTCVRGSCVLQTSGPSCYCEQSDLYWYVGSRCEQSISKVGVGVGVALALAALLLLILVLAVLLCWRGCRRKGKDGGRPKGAADEENWYENESAWDADPRGPPGQSPEASSLPESEGGSRSDQTSSSGQGSFRPCLDKVDTSLQTRIARPQLTRL is encoded by the exons ATGAAATCAACTTCTTCCTCAGAGTCAACACTGAAGTCCACAGCAAGTCCTCCGCACACCTCAGAGTCTGCGACTACTTCCATTTCCTCAAGTACAAATGTGTCTGAAACGAGCACCAGCACTTCCTCAACCGAGATGCCCCCCACAACACCAACCCTCAGCTCAACGGAGAGTGTAATAACTCATTCCTCCTTGGAGACTACAGAGAGACCTTTCACGGTGGAAACCTCATCCTCCATAACGTCACCTTCTTCCACTGAATCAACCCCTGAGTCCACAGCAAGTCCTCCGCACACCTCAGAGTCTGCGACTACTTCCATTTCCTCAAGTACAAATGTGTCTGAAACGAGCACCAGCACTTCCTCAACTGAGACATCAAGCTTTAGCTCACCCACGAGTTCTTTGACTCATTCTTCTTCGTCCACTACGGTGGAAACTTCTACTTTGGAAACCTCATCCTCCTTAACATCTGGTGTCTCTTCCAGTGATGTGACTGTTCTGCTGTCAACAACAAATCGTCCTTCCAGTACATCTGGCACTTCTATTTCTGAGTTTAGCACCAGCCCCTCATCCATTGAAACAAAAACTGTGCCTCAGACCTTTTCGTCAGTAGTTTCTTCTCATGGTCCTAATCGATCAACAGCTTCCGCTGAAATACCTCCATTACCCAGCACTGTCCCTGTGATTTCATCTAGATCAACTCACCCTTCAAGCACTAACTCACGAACATCCTATTCGGTGCCTACTAGTACAGAAG CTCCTTCCAGTGCCTTGCCTGCTGTGATCTGTCATAATGGAGGCACACCACAGGGGAGTCGGTGTGTATGTCCACCTCTGTTTACTGGCCCGCGGTGCCAGGAAGTTCTGAATGAAATCGTTG CGGAGGTGACGGCCACCATCAAGGTCGTTGTGGAGGTGACAAATTGGAACTACAGCTCAGAaatgcaagatctctcctccaaCGTCTCTAGGACATTTGTGCGTGCCTTCGAGGCGCAG ATGGACATCTTTTACCGCATGATCATTCCCCACTTCCAGGGGATCAAAGTGATCCAGCTCAG CAAAGGCAGTGTTGTCGTGCGCCACGATGTCCTCTTCTTCACGCCTTTCTCCGGCTTCAATGCTTCTTACAACACCACTTTGCACACCGTCCGGGAGCACCTGGAGAAATCACAGACGCAGTGCAGGAAGG gtATGATGTGCTTTAACAACACCTCCGCGTATGCAGTGGGCTTGGGCCAGGAAG agccctgcaggaatCCGCAGATCCCGCCGCTCCTCCAGCCGTACTACGTGGCCAGCAACGTCAGCGGCCAGCTCCAGTGCGTCTCCAACTGCAGCGTTTGGCACCCGGACCCCTTCACCTGCGTGCGCGGAAGCTGCGTCCTCCAGACCAGCGGGCCCAGCTGCTA CTGCGAACAGTCAGACCTCTACTGGTACGTGGGCAGCCGCTGCGAGCAAAGCATCAGCAAAGTGGGCGTGGGCGTGGGggtggccctggccctggccgccctgctgctgctgatccTCGTCTTGGCTGTGCTCCTCTGCTGGAGGGGCTGCCGTCGGAAGGGGAAGGATGGCGGCag GCCGAAGGGTGCCGCTGATGAAGAGAATTGGTATGAGAACGAGTCCGCATGGGACGCCGACCCTCGAGGCCCCCCGGGGCAGAGCCCAGAGGCCAGCAGCCTGCCAG AGTCAGAGGGCGGCTCCAGGAGTGACCAGACATCCTCCTCCGGCCAGGGATCCTTCCGTCCCTGCCTGGACAAGGTGGACACATCTCTCCAG ACGCGGATTGCCCGGCCCCAGCTGACCCGGCTGTGA